The proteins below are encoded in one region of Segatella copri:
- a CDS encoding Abi family protein codes for MPKRISHYFGLQPIVLEFWITSLTLLRNAYCHHSRV; via the coding sequence ATGCCCAAGCGCATATCGCATTACTTTGGCTTGCAACCAATTGTCTTAGAATTTTGGATAACGTCTTTGACACTGTTACGAAATGCCTACTGCCACCATTCAAGAGTGTAG
- a CDS encoding DUF6624 domain-containing protein: MYVFEGVNSCEVPDYEISKDGLLTVTRTTLWKLPKNDVENIWRNLYFNKRQHRLVCVDRINKAGKTILGIMYVMQTESKKWPEKGVYHWDVTDMHNMQSVAISLEDFKNKSIRVMQTGTLPDVEESRKYNSLISKADSSYMQQNYQEAERYFTHAFDFKNYIRGQHLYNAACVASLAGHKDAAFWFLEERMKAEPEWYSLNIETDKDLLPIHDDVRWNEIINAMHERQTRKEANYDIPLRNQLLEIAKDDQAIRQEWRMTSRQQPQDKAKIDSIFSVMATIDSVNQQKIFKILDSRGFVGKDKVGDACRAYWLVVQHSSVEMQRKYLPLFLKAAERGDIPRENVAMMEDRICLFEGRPQRYGTQLEEDKNGKWHLYKLENPEKVDEYRKSVGMGTLSDYLKMMGIKL, from the coding sequence ATGTATGTATTTGAAGGAGTGAACAGCTGTGAGGTTCCTGATTATGAGATCAGCAAGGATGGATTGTTGACTGTAACCAGGACAACTTTGTGGAAGCTACCAAAGAATGATGTTGAAAACATTTGGCGAAATCTATATTTTAATAAAAGACAACACCGACTTGTTTGTGTTGACAGAATAAATAAGGCTGGTAAGACAATACTGGGAATAATGTATGTCATGCAGACAGAATCTAAGAAATGGCCAGAGAAAGGTGTTTATCATTGGGATGTAACTGATATGCATAATATGCAGTCTGTAGCTATATCTTTGGAGGATTTCAAGAACAAGAGCATCAGAGTGATGCAGACTGGTACTTTACCTGATGTGGAGGAAAGTCGGAAATACAATAGTTTAATATCAAAAGCTGATTCATCCTACATGCAGCAGAATTATCAAGAAGCTGAACGATACTTCACCCATGCATTTGATTTTAAGAACTACATTCGCGGCCAGCATCTCTATAATGCTGCATGTGTGGCATCACTGGCAGGTCATAAAGATGCTGCGTTCTGGTTTCTTGAGGAGAGAATGAAAGCTGAACCAGAATGGTATAGTCTGAACATAGAAACAGACAAAGATCTGCTCCCTATTCATGATGATGTGCGATGGAATGAAATCATTAATGCGATGCATGAGCGTCAGACAAGGAAAGAAGCCAACTACGATATTCCTCTCCGCAATCAACTGCTCGAAATAGCAAAGGATGACCAAGCCATTCGACAGGAATGGAGGATGACATCAAGACAGCAGCCACAAGACAAGGCAAAGATAGATTCCATTTTTTCCGTAATGGCTACGATTGACAGCGTCAACCAACAGAAGATTTTTAAAATCCTTGATTCACGTGGATTTGTTGGTAAGGACAAGGTTGGTGATGCATGTAGAGCTTATTGGCTTGTTGTTCAACATTCATCGGTCGAGATGCAAAGGAAATATCTGCCATTGTTCCTAAAGGCTGCAGAGAGAGGCGATATTCCTCGTGAGAATGTGGCGATGATGGAAGACCGTATCTGCCTTTTCGAAGGTCGTCCACAGCGATATGGCACCCAATTGGAAGAAGACAAGAACGGCAAATGGCATCTTTACAAGCTGGAGAATCCTGAGAAAGTTGACGAATACAGGAAGTCTGTAGGTATGGGAACGTTATCAGACTATCTTAAAATGATGGGAATCAAATTATGA
- a CDS encoding ORF6N domain-containing protein — protein MIDRDLTELYGVETRVLNQAVKRNMERFPDDFRFELSREECLRSQIVISNGRGGNSYSTYAFTEQGVAMLSSVLRSQTAIEVNIQIMRAFVSMRHFMVNNASVFSRLETMEYHQLEILQHQQDTDKHIEATNKRIDEVFRRLDEGNAKPKQGVFYVVRVS, from the coding sequence ATGATAGACAGAGACTTGACTGAACTTTATGGAGTGGAAACCAGGGTGTTAAATCAAGCTGTAAAACGTAATATGGAGCGATTTCCCGATGATTTTCGTTTTGAATTGAGTAGAGAAGAATGTTTGAGGTCACAAATTGTGATCTCAAATGGAAGAGGCGGCAACAGCTATTCAACTTATGCTTTTACAGAGCAAGGCGTGGCAATGCTTAGTAGCGTTCTTCGTTCACAAACAGCTATTGAGGTTAATATTCAGATCATGCGAGCATTTGTTTCCATGCGTCACTTTATGGTAAACAATGCTTCTGTTTTTAGTCGTTTGGAAACGATGGAATATCATCAGTTGGAAATCCTGCAACATCAACAAGATACCGATAAGCACATTGAAGCAACCAATAAGCGCATAGACGAGGTGTTTCGCAGATTGGACGAGGGTAACGCAAAACCGAAACAAGGTGTGTTCTACGTTGTCAGAGTTAGTTAA
- a CDS encoding energy transducer TonB translates to MKELVGIILLTVLVVFGSCNSNTNVSLVGTSPQLFDVCQVSTGNPDYRNKELFINELKRKCKYPIEFQKNNLEAYVAIEYKTDQQGYIVKKRVVICDNKKFKKITMEIFNQVKTLKIATTEKIDTIYFQYKIQGSPTLIHSKVDVKIIGYGYNNKSILMK, encoded by the coding sequence ATGAAGGAATTAGTGGGTATTATATTATTGACAGTTTTGGTAGTATTTGGTTCATGCAACTCCAATACTAATGTGTCTCTTGTGGGAACATCTCCGCAACTATTTGATGTATGCCAAGTAAGCACAGGTAATCCTGACTATAGAAATAAAGAGTTGTTTATAAACGAATTGAAAAGAAAATGTAAATATCCTATTGAGTTTCAAAAAAATAATTTGGAGGCATACGTTGCTATTGAGTACAAGACAGACCAACAAGGATATATTGTAAAAAAAAGAGTGGTTATTTGCGACAATAAAAAATTCAAAAAGATAACAATGGAAATATTCAATCAAGTTAAAACTCTCAAAATAGCCACAACAGAGAAAATAGATACAATCTACTTCCAATACAAGATACAAGGTTCACCAACTTTAATCCATTCAAAAGTAGATGTAAAGATTATCGGCTATGGCTACAATAACAAATCAATTTTAATGAAGTAA
- a CDS encoding ATP-binding protein, with product MKRNAIKYLYQWKASNDRKPLIMLGARQVGKTWLMQEFAKEAYTRSAYVNFEDNEMLREVFAHDFDIPRIINSIQWSTGVSIDENTLIILDEIQEAPRGITALKYFAEKAPQYHVVAAGSLLGIAMHQNDSFPVGKVDFMHLYPLTFFEFLDAIGESRMVELLMSKDWNMITMFRNKFEECLRQYYLVGGMPAVVQSFASEGNLSEVRSIQKGILEAYERDFSKHAPAIEVPRIRMVWKSIPSQLAKENKKFIYGAVKEGARAKDFELAIEWLKDAGLIYKVNRCKKALLPLAAYEDFSAFKLFLSDVGLMGAMSNIPAQSLLEGNVLFSDFKGALTEQYVLQQLKEKSSLSIYYWSAENSRGEIDFLVQDEERIIPIEVKAEENLQAKSLRVFVERNQGLKGMRLSMSPYREQDWLANYPLYSVSAIFG from the coding sequence ATGAAGAGAAATGCCATCAAATACCTATATCAATGGAAAGCAAGCAACGACCGAAAGCCGTTGATTATGCTTGGAGCCCGCCAGGTTGGCAAAACCTGGCTGATGCAGGAATTTGCCAAAGAGGCCTATACCCGTAGTGCGTATGTAAACTTCGAAGACAATGAAATGCTCCGGGAAGTTTTTGCACATGACTTTGATATTCCCCGTATTATCAATAGCATACAATGGAGTACAGGAGTTTCTATTGATGAAAATACGCTTATTATCCTTGATGAGATACAAGAAGCACCCAGGGGTATCACCGCATTAAAGTATTTTGCAGAAAAAGCACCTCAATATCATGTCGTAGCTGCAGGTTCATTGCTCGGAATTGCGATGCATCAGAATGACTCTTTTCCTGTAGGTAAGGTAGATTTCATGCATTTATATCCCCTCACATTCTTTGAATTTCTAGATGCAATCGGTGAAAGCCGTATGGTAGAACTGCTGATGTCAAAGGATTGGAATATGATAACCATGTTCCGGAATAAATTTGAGGAATGCCTGCGACAGTATTATCTGGTCGGGGGAATGCCGGCTGTAGTACAGTCTTTTGCCAGCGAGGGAAATCTGTCTGAAGTCAGAAGCATTCAAAAAGGAATCCTTGAAGCGTATGAGCGTGATTTTTCCAAACATGCTCCGGCCATAGAAGTTCCACGTATCCGAATGGTATGGAAATCCATCCCATCCCAGCTTGCCAAGGAAAACAAGAAATTCATCTATGGTGCCGTAAAGGAAGGAGCCAGAGCAAAGGATTTTGAACTCGCTATCGAATGGCTGAAAGATGCAGGGTTGATTTATAAGGTAAACCGTTGTAAGAAAGCCCTGTTGCCATTGGCTGCATACGAGGATTTTTCTGCTTTCAAGTTATTCCTGTCTGATGTGGGACTGATGGGAGCCATGAGCAATATTCCTGCCCAAAGCTTGCTGGAAGGAAATGTGCTGTTTTCAGATTTTAAGGGGGCGCTGACAGAGCAGTATGTCCTGCAGCAGCTTAAGGAGAAATCTTCCTTGTCTATCTATTATTGGTCGGCAGAAAATTCACGTGGTGAAATAGATTTTCTAGTGCAGGATGAAGAAAGAATCATTCCGATAGAAGTAAAGGCTGAGGAGAATTTGCAGGCTAAGAGTTTGAGGGTGTTTGTAGAGCGCAATCAGGGATTGAAAGGTATGCGCCTATCCATGTCACCTTATAGAGAGCAGGATTGGCTTGCCAATTATCCATTATATTCCGTGTCTGCAATATTTGGATAA
- a CDS encoding IS1380-like element IS612 family transposase, whose product MAKIQIKSEKLTPFGGIFSIMEKFDSMLSPVIDSTLGQRCSSIFGYQFSEIVRSLMSVYFCGGSCVEDVTSQLMRHLSYHPTLRTCSSDTILRAIKELTQENISYTSDQGKTYDFNTADKLNTLLINALVSTGELKEIEEYDVDFDHQFLETEKYDAKPTYKKFLGYRPGVYVIGDKIVYIENSDGNTNVRFHQADTHKRFFALLESQNIRVNRFRADCGSCSKEIVSEIEKHCKHFYIRANRCSSLYNDIFALRGWKTEEINGIQFELNSILVEKWEGKCYRLVIQRQRRNSGDLDLWESEYTYRCILTNDYKSSTRDIVEFYNLRGGKERIFDDMNNGFGWSRLPKSFMAENTVFLLLTALIHNFYKTIMSRLDTKAFGLKKTSRIKAFVFRFISVPAKWIMTARQYVLNIYTENRAYAKPFKTEFG is encoded by the coding sequence ATGGCAAAAATACAAATTAAATCTGAGAAACTCACACCTTTTGGAGGAATTTTTTCAATCATGGAGAAATTTGACTCCATGCTTTCACCCGTTATCGACTCAACACTGGGTCAGAGATGCAGCAGTATCTTCGGATATCAGTTCAGCGAGATAGTCCGTTCGCTGATGAGCGTTTATTTCTGTGGCGGCTCATGCGTGGAAGATGTAACGTCACAACTGATGCGCCATCTCTCGTATCATCCTACCCTTCGTACATGCAGCTCTGATACCATCCTCAGAGCCATCAAGGAACTGACACAGGAAAACATCTCCTATACTTCCGACCAAGGCAAGACCTATGATTTCAATACTGCAGACAAACTCAACACATTGCTTATAAACGCTTTGGTTTCTACAGGCGAGTTGAAGGAAATTGAGGAATACGATGTTGACTTTGACCATCAGTTCCTTGAAACGGAGAAGTATGATGCAAAACCGACCTACAAAAAGTTCCTCGGCTACAGGCCTGGCGTATATGTTATCGGTGACAAGATAGTCTATATCGAGAACAGCGATGGTAACACGAATGTGCGTTTTCATCAGGCAGACACCCATAAGAGATTCTTCGCTCTTCTGGAATCCCAGAACATCCGTGTAAATCGCTTCAGGGCAGACTGCGGTTCCTGCTCGAAGGAAATCGTCAGTGAGATAGAGAAGCATTGCAAACATTTCTACATCCGTGCCAACCGATGCAGTTCGCTCTACAATGACATCTTTGCTCTGAGAGGATGGAAGACGGAGGAGATTAACGGCATCCAGTTCGAACTCAATTCCATTCTCGTTGAGAAATGGGAAGGCAAGTGCTATCGTCTTGTCATCCAGAGACAAAGACGCAACAGTGGCGACCTTGACCTGTGGGAAAGCGAATACACTTACCGTTGTATTCTGACCAACGATTACAAGTCATCGACAAGGGACATTGTTGAATTCTACAATCTGCGTGGCGGCAAGGAACGTATCTTTGACGACATGAACAACGGATTCGGTTGGAGCAGGCTCCCCAAGTCATTCATGGCGGAGAATACTGTCTTTCTTCTGCTTACTGCATTGATACACAATTTCTACAAGACCATCATGAGCAGGCTTGACACCAAGGCTTTTGGGCTCAAGAAAACGAGTCGCATAAAGGCTTTTGTCTTCAGATTCATCTCCGTACCTGCCAAGTGGATCATGACTGCAAGGCAATACGTGCTGAATATCTACACAGAGAACCGAGCTTATGCAAAACCCTTCAAAACAGAATTCGGATAA
- a CDS encoding transposase — protein MNTGLDQYMDIFKDAVEDSAAKLTKSFEKILIEVIILFMVIPRKINFTQMGRYGSHVEQTYRNAFGLKKSKSIDWLKLNVSLAKRFFGKQGRWAIAIDPSYISKAGKKTPHIGRFWSGCAQSVKHGLEIMGIGLIDIDAKDCMMLKAHQSPSNKELSLRNKTMVDFYISVIKRYRKELLKLSTLIVADAYFSTSTFVNGIKKEGFSLISRFRDNACLFYVYAGPRTGKRGRPKTKDGKIDMKNLDLTRMEKMEMKDIEGTAYTLIAYSKALKCKVRLVIWQMPNGKKKLFFSTDTSLSGEEVLLYYRTRFQIEFCFRDAKGYTGLMDCQARDKWKLDFAFNASFTSLNVAKVTMKEMGMEYSMSSFKSLMTNIYLVKRIFKASGYTPNRTLISKIFKDLSCLQRIAA, from the coding sequence ATGAATACAGGACTTGACCAATATATGGATATCTTTAAAGATGCAGTTGAAGATTCGGCTGCAAAGTTAACAAAAAGTTTCGAGAAAATACTCATCGAGGTGATAATTTTGTTCATGGTAATACCAAGAAAGATAAATTTCACCCAAATGGGGAGGTATGGCTCGCATGTTGAGCAAACCTATCGCAACGCATTCGGCTTAAAAAAGTCGAAAAGCATTGACTGGCTCAAACTTAATGTCTCACTTGCCAAGCGCTTCTTTGGTAAACAGGGAAGATGGGCTATTGCCATTGATCCCAGCTACATCAGCAAAGCTGGCAAGAAGACTCCACATATCGGTCGTTTTTGGTCGGGATGTGCACAGTCTGTTAAACATGGTCTCGAAATCATGGGTATTGGCCTCATTGATATTGATGCCAAAGACTGCATGATGTTAAAAGCACACCAGTCGCCAAGTAATAAAGAACTGAGTCTTAGAAACAAGACTATGGTAGATTTCTATATCAGCGTCATTAAGCGTTACCGCAAGGAACTTCTCAAACTCTCAACCCTCATAGTTGCAGATGCTTACTTCTCTACAAGTACATTTGTTAATGGGATAAAGAAAGAAGGGTTCTCTTTGATAAGCCGCTTTCGTGACAATGCTTGTCTCTTTTATGTCTATGCTGGTCCACGTACTGGAAAACGTGGTCGCCCCAAGACCAAGGATGGCAAGATTGATATGAAGAATCTTGACCTCACTCGAATGGAGAAGATGGAGATGAAAGATATAGAAGGAACAGCTTATACTTTGATTGCCTATTCCAAGGCACTCAAGTGTAAAGTTAGACTTGTCATCTGGCAGATGCCGAATGGCAAGAAGAAACTATTCTTCTCTACAGACACCTCACTTTCGGGTGAAGAGGTACTTCTTTATTATAGAACCAGGTTCCAGATCGAATTTTGCTTTCGTGACGCCAAAGGCTATACTGGTCTTATGGACTGCCAGGCTCGCGATAAGTGGAAACTCGATTTTGCTTTCAATGCTTCGTTCACATCACTAAATGTTGCCAAGGTAACTATGAAGGAGATGGGAATGGAATATTCTATGTCTTCATTCAAGTCACTGATGACCAACATTTATCTGGTGAAACGAATTTTTAAAGCAAGCGGGTACACCCCGAACCGAACTTTAATTAGCAAGATTTTCAAAGATCTCTCGTGCTTACAGCGTATAGCTGCTTAG
- the tet(Q) gene encoding tetracycline resistance ribosomal protection protein Tet(Q), whose translation MNIINLGILAHIDAGKTSVTENLLFASGATEKCGRVDNGDTITDSMDIEKRRGITVRASTTSIIWNGVKCNIIDTPGHMDFIAEVERTFKMLDGAVLILSAKEGIQAQTKLLFNTLQKLQIPTIIFINKIDRAGVNLERLYLDIKTNLSQDVLCMQTVVDGSVYPVCSQTYIKEEYKEFVCDHDDNILERYLADSEISPADYWNTIIALVAKAKVYPVLHGSAMFNIGINELLDAISSFILPPASVSNRLSAYLYKIEHDPKGHKRSFLKIIDGSLRLRDVVRINDSEKFIKIKNLKTIYQGREINVDEVGANDIAIVEDMEDFRIGDYLGAKPCLIQGLSHQHPALKSSVRPDKPEERSKVISALNTLWIEDPSLSFSINSYSDELEISLYGLTQKEIIQTLLEERFSVKVHFDEIKTIYKERPVKKVNKIIQIEVPPNPYWATIGLTLEPLPLGTGLQIESDISYGYLNHSFQNAVFEGIRMSCQSGLHGWEVTDLKVTFTQAEYYSPVSTPADFRQLTPYVFRLALQQSGVDILEPMLYFELQIPQAASSKAITDLQKLMSEIEDISCNNEWCHIKGKVPLNTSKDYASEVSSYTKGLGVFMVKPCGYQITKGDYSDNIRMNEKDKLLFMFQKSMSSK comes from the coding sequence ATGAATATTATAAATTTAGGAATTCTTGCTCACATTGATGCAGGAAAAACTTCCGTAACCGAGAATCTGCTGTTTGCCAGTGGAGCAACGGAAAAGTGCGGCCGTGTGGATAATGGTGACACCATAACAGACTCTATGGATATAGAGAAACGTAGAGGAATTACTGTCCGGGCTTCTACGACATCTATTATCTGGAACGGGGTGAAATGCAATATCATTGACACTCCGGGACACATGGATTTTATTGCGGAAGTGGAGCGGACATTCAAAATGCTTGATGGAGCAGTCCTCATCTTATCCGCAAAGGAAGGCATACAAGCGCAGACAAAGTTGCTGTTCAATACTTTACAGAAGCTGCAAATCCCGACAATTATATTTATCAATAAGATTGACCGTGCCGGTGTGAATTTGGAGCGTTTGTATCTGGATATAAAAACAAATCTGTCGCAAGATGTCCTGTGTATGCAAACTGTTGTCGATGGATCGGTTTATCCAGTTTGCTCCCAAACATATATAAAGGAAGAATACAAAGAATTTGTATGCGACCATGACGACAACATATTGGAACGATATTTGGCGGATAGCGAAATTTCACCGGCTGATTATTGGAATACGATAATCGCTCTTGTGGCAAAAGCCAAAGTCTATCCGGTACTACATGGATCAGCAATGTTCAATATCGGTATCAATGAGTTGTTGGACGCCATCTCTTCTTTTATACTTCCTCCGGCATCGGTCTCAAACAGACTATCAGCTTATCTCTATAAGATAGAGCATGACCCCAAAGGACATAAAAGAAGTTTTCTAAAAATAATTGACGGAAGTCTGAGACTTCGAGACGTTGTAAGAATCAATGATTCGGAAAAATTCATCAAGATTAAAAATCTAAAAACTATTTATCAGGGCAGAGAGATAAATGTTGATGAAGTGGGTGCCAATGATATCGCGATTGTAGAAGATATGGAAGATTTTCGAATCGGAGATTATTTAGGCGCTAAACCTTGTTTGATTCAAGGATTATCTCATCAGCATCCCGCTCTCAAATCCTCCGTCCGACCAGACAAGCCCGAAGAGAGAAGCAAGGTGATATCCGCTCTGAATACATTGTGGATTGAAGACCCGTCTTTGTCCTTTTCCATAAACTCATATAGTGATGAATTGGAAATCTCGTTATATGGTTTGACCCAAAAGGAAATCATACAGACATTGCTGGAAGAACGATTTTCCGTAAAGGTCCATTTTGATGAGATCAAGACTATCTACAAAGAACGACCTGTAAAAAAGGTCAATAAGATTATTCAGATCGAAGTGCCACCCAACCCTTATTGGGCCACAATAGGGCTGACGCTTGAACCCTTGCCGTTAGGGACAGGGTTGCAAATCGAAAGTGACATCTCCTATGGTTATCTGAACCATTCTTTTCAAAATGCCGTTTTTGAAGGGATTCGTATGTCTTGCCAATCTGGTTTACATGGATGGGAAGTGACTGATCTGAAAGTAACTTTTACTCAAGCCGAGTATTATAGCCCGGTAAGTACACCTGCTGATTTCAGACAGCTGACCCCTTATGTCTTCAGGCTGGCCTTGCAACAGTCAGGTGTGGACATTCTCGAACCGATGCTCTATTTTGAGTTGCAGATACCCCAAGCGGCAAGTTCCAAAGCTATTACAGATTTGCAAAAACTGATGTCTGAGATTGAAGACATCAGTTGCAATAATGAGTGGTGTCATATTAAAGGGAAAGTTCCATTAAATACAAGTAAAGACTACGCCTCAGAAGTAAGTTCATACACTAAGGGCTTAGGCGTTTTTATGGTTAAGCCATGTGGGTATCAAATAACAAAAGGCGATTATTCTGATAATATCCGCATGAACGAAAAAGATAAACTTTTATTCATGTTTCAAAAATCAATGTCATCAAAATAA
- a CDS encoding aldo/keto reductase, translating to MDIKGIYHADANRYSDAEALYKRCGKSGILLPKISLGFWHNFGEVDSYERSRAITHYAFDHGITHFDLANNYGPPYGSAEETMGRLMKDDFKPYRDELFISTKAGYDMWEGPYGNWGSRKYLMASLNQSLKRMNLEYVDLFYSHRYDPNTPLEETLQAMVDIVKQGKALYLGISRWPLEALKFADQYLKERDCPLLIFQDRLNMLDHAPQENGTLDYCAENGIGFISFSPLAQGLLTDRYLNGIPADSRMAKEHFLKHSALTPELLEQLKKWNAEAGERDETLAEMALAWILQQKGVTSVLVGASSTAQLEKNMKCVHAKTLNS from the coding sequence ATGGACATTAAAGGTATTTATCATGCTGACGCCAATCGCTATAGCGATGCAGAAGCGCTCTACAAGAGATGCGGCAAGAGTGGTATCTTGCTGCCTAAAATAAGTTTGGGATTCTGGCACAACTTCGGAGAGGTAGATTCTTACGAAAGAAGTCGTGCCATCACTCACTATGCCTTCGACCATGGTATCACCCACTTCGACCTGGCTAACAACTATGGACCTCCATACGGAAGTGCAGAGGAAACAATGGGCAGACTGATGAAAGATGATTTCAAGCCCTATCGCGATGAACTCTTTATCTCAACCAAAGCAGGTTATGATATGTGGGAAGGTCCTTACGGCAACTGGGGTTCACGTAAGTATCTGATGGCCAGTCTGAATCAGAGTCTCAAGAGAATGAATCTCGAGTATGTTGACCTCTTCTACAGCCACCGCTACGATCCGAACACACCGCTCGAAGAAACCCTTCAAGCCATGGTAGACATCGTGAAGCAAGGCAAAGCTCTTTATCTCGGCATCAGCCGCTGGCCACTGGAAGCCCTGAAGTTTGCTGACCAATATCTGAAGGAGCGCGACTGTCCGCTGCTCATTTTCCAGGACAGACTCAACATGCTCGACCATGCGCCACAAGAGAATGGAACCTTAGATTATTGCGCAGAAAACGGCATCGGTTTCATCTCGTTCTCACCCCTGGCACAGGGACTTCTCACCGACCGATATCTCAACGGAATACCGGCAGACAGCCGTATGGCAAAAGAGCATTTTCTGAAACACTCTGCTCTAACTCCAGAACTGCTGGAACAGCTCAAGAAATGGAACGCAGAAGCAGGAGAAAGAGACGAAACACTCGCCGAAATGGCACTTGCCTGGATATTGCAGCAGAAAGGTGTAACCAGCGTATTGGTAGGAGCCAGCTCTACCGCCCAGCTGGAAAAGAACATGAAGTGTGTGCATGCTAAGACATTAAATTCATAA